One Pyrus communis chromosome 4, drPyrComm1.1, whole genome shotgun sequence genomic region harbors:
- the LOC137731560 gene encoding putative ABC transporter C family member 15 → MDVSLEIANVAFFIVLLTWVLLDIMRGRRNGSQTGLRYRAEDRGCKFPDLVTFSANALISSFYLGFGIYEYWSGRIVSCKSIFSGMTWVLATVVTVYSMIYRAHSEPKRWPSVLSFWWIFSCIFYSLSVCFYLIARFKFYNFPEIFPKASLVNFASFPLSILLCFNAFSYVQKNNDLKHPLLEKEDEILSQESDTYTNAGIWSKVTFQWLNPLFKRGRTQKLELPHIPSIPPSERAEYASSLLDESLRKHKMEDSSLPKSIMLAVRGSLAVNAVFAGVNTAASYIGPFLITNFVNYVLEKQDNSGNRHGLILAFVFFVAKTLESLSQRQWYFGAHLIGVRVRAALTVLIYKKSISIKYSGPSNGKIINLINVDVERIGDFCWYVHGIWLLPLQVFLALAILYRNLGAAPSAAALLSTVLVMVCNTPLANRQKRLHSKIMEAKDSRIKITSEILKSMRVLKLHSWESTFLKKLLQLRETERHWLKRYLYTCSAVAFLFWASPTLVSVTTFGVCIILNTPLTVGTVLSALATFRILQEPIYNLPELISMITQTKVSIDRIQEFIKEDQMKLIPCHLSKISNVMIVIETGEYDWKTSNQNLKKPTIRITEKIKIPMGYKVVVCGSVGSGKSSLLLSILGEIPKISGPGAKVYGTKAYVPQSSWIQTGTIRENVLFGRKMNRGFYEDVLEICALDQDVKMWADGDLTVVGERGMNLSGGEKQRIQLARAVYSDSDVYILDDPFSAVDAHTGAHLFKKCLLQHLSQKTVIYATHQLEFLEAADLVLVIKDGQISQSGKYEDLIVDPNSELVRQMSAHKKSFEQVNTCQQDDSCNRRSHQDNLIEVLEEKEPFNNGKLSEKSHEEEAVTGRVKWNVYSTFITSAYRGALVPVILLCQVLFQGLQMGSNYWIAWAAEKESRVSKRRLICVFALLSGGSSIFILGRAVFLATIAIQTSQRLFLGMITSVFRAPISFFDSTPSSRILNRSSTDQSTVDMDIPYRLAGLVFALIQLISIIILMSQVAWQVFILFLLVLALSGWYQAYYITTATELARMVGIRKAPILHHFSESITGAGTIRCFSQEGRFLMKVMALIDDYSRVAFHNYGTMEWLSVRTNFLFNLVYFLLLVILVSLPRSAIDPSLAGLAATYGLNLNVLQAWVIWNMCNVENKMISVERILQFTNIPSEAPLVIEDCRPAPEWPMAGRIELENLHVQYNPALPTILKGITCTFPGMKKIGIVGRTGSGKSTLIQALFRVVEPSGGRILIDGVDISKIGLQDLRSRLSIIPQDPTLFQGTVRTNLDPLKQHSDQEIWEVINQCGLMEIVRQDQRILDAPVAEDGENWSVGQRQLVCLARVLLKKKKILVLDEATASIDTATDIVIQETIRKEKSGCTVITVAHRIPTVIDNDLVLVLDEGKVLEYDSPARLLEDSSSAFSKLVAEFLRRSSMSGCYRDS, encoded by the exons ATGGATGTCTCACTGGAGATTGCGAATGTAGCTTTTTTCATAGTGTTATTAACGTGGGTTTTGCTTGATATtatgagaggaagaagaaatggTAGCCAAACAGGTCTGAGATATAGAGCAGAAGACAGAGGGTGCAAATTTCCTGATTTGGTCACCTTTTCAGCAAATGCTTTAATCTCAAGCTTTTACCTTGGTTTTGGGATTTATGAGTATTGGAGTGGTAGAATTGTAAGCTGTAAATCCATCTTCTCAGGCATGACTTGGGTTTTGGCCACAGTAGTTACAGTTTACTCAATGATTTACAGAGCTCACAGTGAGCCAAAAAGGTGGCCTTCGGTCCTCAGTTTCTGGTGGATCTTTTCCTGCATTTTTTACTCACTTTCTGTGTGCTTTTACCTCATTGCTCGCTTCAAATTCTACAATTTTCCAGAGATTTTCCCAAAGGCCAGTTTAGTCAATTTCGCTTCGTTTCCTTTGTCAATACTGCTTTGTTTCAATGCTTTTAGTTACGTCCAGAAAAACAATGACCTTAAACACCCATTACTTGAGAAGGAAGATGAAATTCTCTCCCAAGAAAGTGACACTTACACCAATGCTGGAATTTGGAGTAAGGTTACATTTCAATGGCTGAACCCGCTTTTCAAACGGGGTCGAACCCAAAAGCTGGAATTGCCTCATATACCATCTATTCCTCCCTCAGAAAGAGCAGAATACGCTTCCTCTTTGCTCGACGAATCACTGAGGAAACACAAGATGGAAGACTCTTCGTTGCCAAAATCCATAATGCTGGCTGTGCGAGGATCATTAGCTGTAAACGCTGTTTTTGCAG gagTCAATACGGCTGCATCATATATAGGTCCTTTTCTGattacaaattttgtaaattatgtaCTCGAAAAACAAGATAATTCAGGCAACCGCCATGGACTGATTCTTGCGTTTGTATTTTTCGTTGCTAAGACATTGGAATCATTGAGTCAAAGACAGTGGTATTTTGGTGCTCACTTAATTGGTGTACGAGTAAGAGCAGCTCTGACTGTGTTAATTTACAAGAAATCTATTTCCATCAAGTATTCGGGTCCAAGCAATggtaaaattattaatttgatcAATGTGGATGTTGAAAGAATTGGAGACTTTTGCTGGTACGTTCATGGCATTTGGTTGCTCCCGCTTCAGGTATTTTTGGCCTTGGCTATCCTTTACAGGAATCTTGGTGCAGCCCCGTCTGCTGCTGCTCTTCTTTCCACTGTTTTGGTCATGGTATGCAACACACCGTTGGCCAATAGGCAAAAAAGGCTTCACTCCAAGATCATGGAAGCGAAGGATTCGAGAATCAAAATAACATCGGAGATTCTGAAGAGCATGAGAGTTTTAAAGCTGCATTCTTGGGAGTCCACATTCTTGAAGAAGTTGCTTCAGCTCAGGGAAACAGAGAGGCATTGGCTGAAGAGATACCTTTATACATGCTCGGCAGTTGCCTTTCTCTTCTGGGCTTCACCAACTCTAGTTTCAGTTACCACTTTTGGTGTTTGCATTATACTAAACACACCGTTGACAGTAGGTACTGTATTGTCCGCTTTAGCTACTTTCAGAATTCTACAAGAGCCTATCTACAACCTGCCAGAGCTCATTTCCATGATTACACAGACAAAAGTATCGATTGATCGTATccaagaattcatcaaagaagatcaaatgaagCTGATTCCTTGCCATCTTTCAAAAATATCCAATGTCATGATTGTTATTGAGACAGGAGAATACGATTGGAAAACAAGcaatcaaaacttaaagaaaCCTACAATCAGAATtacagagaaaataaaaataccgATGGGATACAAGGTTGTGGTTTGTGGCTCAGTTGGTTCTGGCAAGTCAAGCCTACTATTGAGTATACTAGGTGAGATTCCCAAAATTTCTGGGCCAGGAGCAAAAGTTTATGGCACAAAAGCTTATGTTCCACAAAGTTCTTGGATTCAGACTGGAACGATAAGGGAGAATGTATTGTTTGGCAGGAAAATGAATAGGGGCTTCTATGAGGATGTTTTGGAAATTTGTGCTTTGGACCAGGATGTCAAGATGTGGGCAGATGGAGATTTGACTGTAGTGGGAGAGAGAGGGATGAACCTAAGTGGAGGAGAAAAGCAAAGAATTCAACTCGCACGAGCTGTGTATAGTGATTCAGATGTTTATATTTTGGACGATCCTTTCAGTGCTGTTGATGCACATACCGGAGCACACTTGTTTAAG AAATGTCTCTTGCAACACTTGTCCCAGAAGACTGTTATCTATGCTACCCACCAATTAGAATTTTTAGAGGCAGCAGACCTTGTCTTG GTTATTAAGGATGGTCAAATTTCTCAGTCTGGAAAATATGAAGATTTGATTGTGGATCCCAACAGTGAACTTGTTAGACAAATGTCTGCacataaaaaatcatttgaacaaGTTAACACTTGCCAACAAGATGATTCCTGTAACAGAAGATCTCATCAAGATAATCTCATAGAGGTTTTAGAAGAAAAAGAGCCTTTCAACAACGGCAAGCTTTCAGAAAAAAGTCATGAAGAAGAAGCGGTAACTGGTCGAGTAAAATGGAATGTTTACTCAACCTTTATCACTTCTGCTTATAGGGGTGCTCTTGTCCCGGTCATCCTACTCTGTCAAGTCCTCTTCCAGGGACTACAAATGGGAAGCAATTACTGGATTGCATGGGCAGCGGAGAAAGAATCCAGGGTCAGCAAACGGCGGTTGATTTGCGTATTTGCTCTGTTGTCTGGTGGGAGTTCCATCTTCATATTGGGAAGGGCAGTTTTTCTGGCAACTATTGCTATTCAGACCTCTCAGCGTCTCTTCCTTGGAATGATTACTTCAGTTTTCCGAGCACCAATTTCATTTTTCGACTCCACACCTTCTAGTCGAATCCTCAATAGG TCTTCTACGGATCAAAGCACAGTAGACATGGATATTCCATATAGATTAGCTGGATTGGTATTTGCCCTCATCCAGCTAATAAGCATCATCATCCTTATGTCTCAAGTGGCCTGGCAAGTCTTCATTCttttccttcttgttcttgCACTCTCCGGCTGGTATCAA GCTTATTACATTACCACAGCTACAGAACTAGCCAGGATGGTTGGAATTCGAAAAGCTCCAATTCTTCATCACTTTTCAGAATCGATAACAGGGGCAGGAACAATTCGGTGTTTCAGTCAAGAAGGCCGCTTCCTGATGAAAGTAATGGCCTTGATTGATGATTATTCTCGCGTAGCCTTTCACAATTATGGCACGATGGAGTGGCTATCTGTTCGGACGAACTTTCTGTTTAACCTTGTCTACTTCCTACTTCTTGTCATCTTGGTGAGCTTGCCTAGGTCTGCCATTGACCCCA GTTTGGCGGGATTGGCAGCTACCTATGGTTTGAACCTAAATGTCCTTCAGGCTTGGGTAATATGGAATATGTGCAATGtagaaaacaaaatgatttcTGTCGAGCGGATTCTTCAATTCACAAATATACCCAGTGAGGCACCGCTTGTGATTGAAGATTGTAGACCAGCGCCTGAATGGCCTATGGCCGGAAGAATTGAACTTGAAAACCTTCACGTGCAATATAATCCAGCTCTCCCAACCATTCTCAAGGGGATCACTTGCACCTTCCCTGGAATGAAAAAAATAGGAATTGTGGGCAGGACTGGGAGTGGAAAATCCACTCTGATCCAAGCTCTCTTCAGAGTAGTAGAACCCTCGGGAGGGCGAATTCTTATTGATGGTGTCGATATATCTAAAATAGGTCTGCAGGACTTGAGGTCAAGGTTGAGCATAATTCCACAAGACCCGACATTATTTCAGGGAACCGTGAGGACCAATCTGGATCCTTTGAAACAGCATTCTGATCAAGAGATATGGGAG GTTATCAATCAATGTGGACTGATGGAGATTGTTAGGCAGGACCAAAGGATTCTTGATGCACCTG TTGCTGAAGACGGAGAAAACTGGAGTGTTGGACAGAGGCAGCTTGTTTGCCTCGCTCGAGTGctcttgaagaaaaagaaaattcttgTGTTGGATGAGGCTACAGCTTCTATTGATACAGCAACAGATATTGTAATCCAGGAGACaataaggaaagaaaagagTGGATGCACCGTGATCACTGTGGCTCACCGGATTCCTACTGTTATTGACAACGACTTGGTTCTAGTTCTTGACGAAG GCAAGGTTTTGGAGTACGATTCTCCAGCTCGGTTACTTGAGGATAGTTCTTCGGCATTCTCCAAGTTGGTGGCAGAATTCTTGAGGAGATCTTCCATGAGCGGCTGCTACAGAGATTCATGA